One Dreissena polymorpha isolate Duluth1 chromosome 9, UMN_Dpol_1.0, whole genome shotgun sequence genomic window carries:
- the LOC127843635 gene encoding uncharacterized protein LOC127843635, translating into MKFNSSVDRHINWMYTFMKDHHQGMATNNTLIPVVRSPTVSQCSKTERQCQNGACIKRIELCPEEQLMNQNTIMIMIIVGLAIVIFLVALYCFQQRQRRANRQYETEGYTDGCDNEHLYAPPPTYNEVIQTNLYPPTPEQLRVRQISEEPSSPMTPPPTYNSALLILARSAESLLQHKPVNKRLSVLSRRSLSMDVIEIEQTSPPKQESAEADGHPTNDWKSKSRNIFRFSRQFSKPGHIPSHSDKDGSGHHCQSILITPPPYPQTPPIYPLTPPPPCTPQAIDPFSVLATRDIHLQSENRINLSSISGSTFPRENVIVPRPIEPVDQSSMFASNVFSSGCNQHVQGDGANEDVLPYSDVPSVAFVGNRVDI; encoded by the exons ATGAAGTTCAATTCAAGTGTTGACAGGCACATCAATTGGATGTACACTTTCATGAAAGACCATCATCAAGGCATGGCAACTAACAATACCTTGATTCCTGTCGTGCGAAGTCCAACGGTGTCCCAATGCTCCAAAACTGAGCGCCAGTGTCAAAATGGCGCTTGTATCAAAAGAATTGAACTTTGCC CTGAAGAGCAGCTGATGAACCAGAACACGATTATGATCATGATCATTGTGGGGCTTGCAATCGTGATATTCCTCGTCGCACTCTACTGCTTCCAGCAGCGACAACGAAGGGCAAACAGACAATATG AGACTGAGGGTTATACCGACGGCTGTGACAATGAACATCTCTACGCCCCGCCCCCCACGTATAATGAAGTCATCCAGACAAACTTATACCCACCCACCCCAGAACAGCTCAGG GTAAGGCAGATATCAGAGGAGCCCTCCAGCCCAATGACTCCTCCTCCCACGTACAACTCCGCCCTCCTCATTCTCGCCAGAAGTGCAGAGTCCTTGCTCCAACACAAACCAGTCAATAAACGATTATCCGTTCTAAGTCGCCGCAGTCTTTCGATGGATGTCATCGAAATTGAGCAAACTTCTCCGCCAAAACAGGAAAGTGCAGAAGCAGACGGTCACCCGACAAATGACTGGAAATCGAAAAGCAGAAACATTTTCCGGTTTAGCAGACAATTCTCAAAACCTGGTCATATACCTTCACATAGTGATAAAGATGGCAGTGGGCATCACTGTCAGTCAATCTTGATAACTCCTCCACCCTATCCACAGACTCCTCCCATTTATCCATTAACTCCGCCCCCACCCTGCACACCACAAGCGATAGATCCATTCTCAGTGCTAGCTACGAGAGACATTCATTTGCAATCAGAAAATCGAATAAACTTGTCTTCAATAAGTGGATCAACCTTTCCCAGGGAAAACGTGATTGTACCAAGGCCTATAGAGCCAGTGGACCAGTCGTCAATGTTTGCCAGTAATGTGTTTTCATCAGGTTGTAATCAACATGTGCAGGGAGATGGTGCTAATGAAGATGTTTTGCCTTATTCAGACGTGCCTAGTGTTGCCTTTGTAGGAAATAGAGTGGACATCTGA